A portion of the Zonotrichia albicollis isolate bZonAlb1 chromosome 39, bZonAlb1.hap1, whole genome shotgun sequence genome contains these proteins:
- the MED29 gene encoding mediator of RNA polymerase II transcription subunit 29 — MAAPPPPPAGPGPGPPSAPAGPGASAGPGAGPGPTPGAAQGPALPAQAATAQAQDFDPVQRFRLLLPQLKESLQTLMKVAAQNLVQNSSIDNGQKSADGALQRFDKSLEEFYALCDQLELCLRLAHECLAQSFDSAKHAPALVPAAPKAEGGSAESLPYTQYLPLIKAQIAGAKDIHNALLEGTNKITGRLPPPGGPDPNLGVLTPFWGVLTRFWGDLGGPAWGLGVPGTSTARCSRAPTNHGEAAPS; from the exons atggcggcgccgccgccgcctccggccgggccgggcccggggccgccCTCAGCGCCCGCGGGGCCCGGAGCGTCGGCGGGgcccggagcggggccgggaccGACCCCGGGGGCCGCGCAGGGCCCCGCGCTGCCCGCGCAGGCCGCGACCGCGCAGGCGCAGGACTTCGATCCCGTGCAGCGCTTccggctgctgctgccgcagcTGAAAGAGAGCCTGCAG ACCCTGATGAAGGTGGCGGCGCAGAACCTGGTGCAGAACTCCAGCATCGACAACGGGCA GAAGAGCGCTGACGGGGCCTTGCAGCGCTTTGACAAGAGCCTGGAGGAGTTCTACGCCCTGTGCGACCAGCTGGAGCTCTGCTTG CGTCTGGCCCACGAGTGCCTGGCGCAGAGCTTTGACAGCGCCAAGCACGCCCCCGCGCTGGTGCCGGCGGCGCCCAAGGCCgagggggggtc cgCCGAGAGCCTCCCGTACACGCAGTACCTGCCCCTGATCAAGGCGCAGATCGCGGGCGCCAAGGACATCCACAACGCGCTGCTCGAGGGCACCAACAAGATCACGGGGAGGCTGCCCCCTCCTGGGGGCCCTGACCCAAATTTGGGGGTCCTGAccccattttggggggtcctgacccgattttggggggatttggggggtcctgcttggggtttgggggtcccagggacaTCGACAGCGCGCTGCTCGAGGGCACCAACAAATCACGGGGAGGCTGCCCCCTCCTGA
- the PAF1 gene encoding LOW QUALITY PROTEIN: RNA polymerase II-associated factor 1 homolog (The sequence of the model RefSeq protein was modified relative to this genomic sequence to represent the inferred CDS: deleted 2 bases in 2 codons), with translation MAPTIQTQAQRDEPGHRPSSHRTLPERSGVVCRVKFCNSLPDIPFDPKFITYPFDQSRFVQYKATSLEKQHKHDLLTEPDLGVTIDLINPDTYRIDPGVLLDPADEKLLEEEIQAPTSSKRSQQHAKVVPWMRKTEYISTEFNRYGVSNEKPEVKIGVSVKQQFTEEEIYKDRDSQIAAIEKTFEDAQKPVSPQHYSKPRVTPLEVMPVFPDFKMWINPCAQVIFDSDPAPKDTSGAAALEMMSQAMIRGMMDEEGNQFVAYFLPVEETLRKRKRDQEEDVDYAPEDVYDYKIAREYNWNVKNKASKGYEENYFFIFREGDGVYYNELETRVRLSKRRARAGVQSGTNAVLVVKHRDMNEKELEAQEARRAQLENHEPEEEEEEEMEAEKETPGSDEERDKGSESEEEEEEEAEGSGSGSERGGGSARSEDEEEEEEEAEGGRGGRRGGSDAARAARDQEEIFGSDNDEDEEEEEEEEEEEEGSEGGGPAPRSPQGSGSEEEEEEEEEEEEEEEESGSEGSESSSE, from the exons ATGGCGCCCACCATCCAGACGCAGGCGCAGCGCGATGAGCCGGGCCACCG GCCGAGCTCGCACCGGACCCTCCCCGAGAG GTCCGGGGTCGTTTGCCGGGTCAAGTTCTGCAACAGCCTCCCGGACATCCCGTTCGACCCCAAGTTCATCACGTACCCCTTCGACCAGAGCCG GTTCGTGCAGTACAAGGCCACgtccctggagaagcagcacaagCACGATTTGCTGACAGAGCCTGACCTGGGGGTCACCATCGACCTCATCAACCCTGACACGTACAGGATTGATCCTGGAG TGCTCCTGGACCCTGCCgatgagaagctgctggaggaggagatcCAGGCGCCCACCAGCTCCAAGAG GTCGCAGCAGCACGCCAAGGTGGTGCCCTGGATGCGCAAGACCGAGTACATCAGCACCGAGTTCAACCGCTACGGCGTCAGCAACGAGAAACCCGAGGTCAA GATCGGAGTCTCGGTGAAGCAGCAGTTCACAGAGGAGGAGATctacaaggacagggacagccagatCGCCGCCATCGAGAAAACCTTCGAGGACGCCCAGAAACCGGT ATCACCCCAGCACTACAGCAAGCCCCGGGTGACGCCCCTGGAGGTGATGCCCGTGTTC CCCGACTTCAAG ATGTGGATCAACCCCTGTGCCCAAGTGATTTTCGACTCGGACCCCGCGCCCAAGGACACGTCAGGGGCGGCAGCGCTGGAGATGATGTCCCAGGCCATGATCAG gGGGATGATGGATGAAGAAGGGAACCAGTTCGTGGCCTATTTCCTGCCCGTGGAGGAGACGCTGAGGAAGCGCAAGCGGGACCAGGAGGAGGACGTGGATTACGCGCCCGAGGACGT GTACGACTACAAGATCGCGCGCGAGTACAACTGGAACGTGAAGAACAAGGCCAGCAAGGGCTACGAGGAGAATTACTTCTTCATCTTCCGCGAGGGCGACGGCGTCTACTACAACGAGCTGGAGACGcg GGTGCGTCTGAGCAAGCGCCGGGCGCGCGCCGGGGTGCAGTCGGGCACCAACGCGGTGCTGGTGGTGAAGCACCGGGACATGAACGAGAAGGAGCTCGAGGCGCAg GAGGCGCGGCGGGCGCAGCTGGAGAACCACGagcccgaggaggaggaggaggaggagatggaggccGAGAAGGAAACGCCGGGATCGG ACGAGGAGCGGGACAAGGGCAGCGagagcgaggaggaggaggaggaggaggccgaAGGCTCCGGCTCGGGCTCGGAGCGCGGGGGCGGCTCCGCCCGCAgcgaggatgaggaggaggaggaggaggaggccgaAGGCGGCCGGGGGGGGCGCCGGGGGGGCAGCGACGCCGCGCGGGCCGCGCGGGACCAGGAGGAGATTTTCGGCAGCGACAACGacgaggacgaggaggaggaggaggaagaggaggaggaggaggaaggcagcgAGGGGGGGGGG CCGGCGCCCCGCAGCCCCCAGGGCAGCGgcagcgaggaggaggaggaggaggaagaggaggaggaggaggaggaggaggaaagcggCAGCGAAGGCTCCGAGTCCTCCAGCGAGTGA